Proteins found in one Micropterus dolomieu isolate WLL.071019.BEF.003 ecotype Adirondacks linkage group LG12, ASM2129224v1, whole genome shotgun sequence genomic segment:
- the fga gene encoding fibrinogen alpha chain — MALLSLLVCFGLICAASSQGPVVDPRGARPVEQGTRTEKCASQREWPFCTDDEWGSKCPSGCRIQGLMDKYDHSLLRKIEKIRSLLDENKVKQRSADQVSKQTYDYLKEKLILESGNDNNYYDLAQSLRQKITDLKIKIDRQLRILAALKDRVKDQVVEMQRLEVDIDIKLRSCKGSCIRYSEYQVDRESYVALDKQINQLDSQSAQSIETVGTLYVMKSRPLQDVIVDSKYKSKDGSTVAAQLKEDMFPDVNTVALILEEEGSSSSPATISKVPGTSYSPSTSSSSSSSASTSLSSSSTSSKSITELGGHGDVFGAGGGFETLPQPSTSHVSTKSVSCTKSIRRTVVHTKDGPVERTEEVIGGGPECQGLTDLTKGGLSSLFPSLGTTSSFSSSSSSSSSSVTTKNVQASGAKGSLLGDTKTGLGDPFGAEVGHDLGLFLTEDGEDDVPDFHARSVKSTRIERQADYVGKDCVEAYQNHLKGETNGLFKIKPDGTDSTEVVEVYCQQEGLMGGWLLVQQRESGALSFNRTWAEYRNGFGSVDAKGKGEFWLGNQNLHLLTNQSETMLKVELEDWEGGVASAEYTIRVGSEEEGYPLHVSGYVGDAGDALVMPKSDMASYLSHIGMKFSTFDKDDDKWEENCAIMYGGGWWYNNCQSANLNGIYYKGTYDPEKNTPYEIENGIVWVTYKPANYSLKTVRMLIRPAEF; from the exons ATGGCACTGCTAAGTTTACTCGTCTGTTTCGGTTTGATTTGTGCAGCTTCATCTCAG GGCCCAGTGGTGGACCCCAGAGGAGCTCGTCCGGTGGAGCAAGGCACCAGAACTGAGAAGTGTGCTTCTCAGCGGGAGTGGCCTTTCTGCACAGACGATGAATGG ggCTCTAAATGCCCGTCGGGCTGCAGGATCCAGGGTCTGATGGATAAATACGACCATAGCCTGCTTAGGAAGATCGAGAAAATCCGCAGCCTCCTGGACGAGAACAAGGTCAAGCAGCGCTCCGCCGACCAGGTGTCCAAACAGACTTACGACTACCTGAAGGAGAAACTCATCCTCGAGTctg GTAATGATAACAACTACTATGACCTGGCCCAGAGTCTGCGTCAGAAAATCACTGACCTGAAGATCAAGATCGACAGACAGCTGAGGATCCTGGCAGCCCTGAAGGATCGAGTCAAAGACCAGGTCGTCGAGATGCAGAGGCTGGAG GTGGACATCGATATCAAGCTCCGTTCCTGCAAAGGATCCTGCATTCGTTACTCCGAGTACCAGGTGGACAGGGAGAGCTACGTGGCACTGGACAAACAG ATCAATCAGCTGGACAGCCAATCGGCTCAGAGCATTGAGACTGTGGGGACGCTGTACGTGATGAAGAGCAGACCACTGCAGGACGTAATAGTGGACAGCAAGTACAAGTCCAAGGATGGTAGCACAGTGGCAGCACAGCTGAAGGAAGACATGTTCCCTGAC GTTAACACAGTCGCGTTGATCCTAGAGGAGGAAGGCTCCAGCTCATCCCCAGCAACCATCTCCAAGGTCCCAGGTACTTCCTACTCTCCGTCTACATCCTCATCATCGTCCTCCTCTGCTTCCAcctccttgtcctcctcctccacatcaTCTAAATCAATTACTGAGCTTGGAGGACATGGTGATGTATTTGGAGCGGGCGGAGGTTTTGAAACTCTCCCTCAGCCGAGTACAAGCCATGTGTCCACCAAAAGCGTCTCCTGCACCAAGAGCATCAGGAGGACCGTCGTCCACACAAAGGATGGGCCGGTGGAAAGGACGGAGGAGGTAATAGGGGGAGGCCCAGAGTGCCAGGGCTTGACAGACCTCACCAAGGGAGGTTTGAGCTCCTTGTTCCCAAGCCTTGGCACCACATCatcattctcctcctcctcgtcctcctcctcctcttctgtgaCCACCAAGAATGTCCAAGCCAGTGGTGCCAAGGGAAGTCTCTTAGGAGATACCAAAACTGGGTTGGGGGATCCATTCGGGGCTGAAGTCGGGCACGACCTCGGCTTATTTCTGACGGAAGATGGAGAGGATGACGTTCCTGATTTCCATGCCCGGAGTGTGAAGAGCACGCGTATCGAGCGGCAAGCCGATTATGTAGGAAAAG ATTGTGTCGAAGCCTACCAGAACCACCTGAAAGGGGAAACGAACGGCCTGTTTAAGATCAAACCTGATGGCACGGACTCCACAGAGGTAGTGGAGGTGTACTGCCAGCAGGAGGGGCTAATGGGTGGGTGGTTGTTAGTCCAGCAAAGAGAGAGTGGCGCGCTCAGCTTCAACCGCACTTGGGCCGAATATCGCAACGGGTTCGGTTCTGTTGACGCAAAGGGCAAGGGGGAGTTTTGGCTAGGCAACCAGAACCTCCACCTGTTGACTAATCAGAGTGAGACCATGTTAAAAGTGGAGCTAGAAGATTGGGAAGGGGGCGTAGCCAGTGCTGAGTACACAATCAGGGTTGGCTCAGAGGAGGAAGGGTACCCGCTGCATGTGTCTGGGTACGTTGGAGATGCCGGTGATGCTCTGGTGATGCCTAAATCTGATATGGCGTCTTACCTGTCCCACATAGGCATGAAATTCAGCACCTTTGACAAAGACGATGACAAGTGGGAGGAGAATTGTGCAATAATGTACGGGGGCGGGTGGTGGTATAACAACTGCCAGTCAGCTAACTTGAATGGGATTTATTATAAAGGCACATACGACCCGGAGAAAAACACACCTTATGAGATTGAAAATGGAATTGTGTGGGTGACGTATAAACCGGCCAATTACAGCCTGAAAACTGTTAGGATGTTGATTCGACCAGCTGAGTTTTAA